The Phycisphaerae bacterium DNA window TCGTTCTCTCCTTGTGATAGACGGCCACAATGATTTGCCCTGGCAGATAAGGACCAAGGCGGACTCTTCGTTCGACAAGATGGACCTGCGTCAACACCAGGAGTCCGTCCAGACCGACATTCCGCGACTGCGGCAGGGGGGTGTTGGGGCTCAATTCTGGGTCGTTTATGTCCCCGCGGAGACTGAGAAGAATGGCGGCGCCGCAAAAATGGCCCTCGAGCAATTTGACCTCATCGACCGAATGATCTCGAGGTATTCCGACGTCTTCGAACTGGCACGAACGGCGGCGGACGTCGAGCGCATTTATCGACAAGGCAAGATCGCGGCCCTGATCGGTATCGAGGGCGGCCATACGATCGAAAACTCCCTTGACAACCTGTCGCTGTTCTACGGACGCGGCGCCCGCTACATGGGGCTGACTCACTCGGAAACGACCGACTGGGCGGACTCCGCCACCGATGAGCCTCGTCACGGCGGCCTGTCGGAGTTCGGCAAACGCGTGGTTCAAGAGATGAACCGCCTGGGCATGCTTGTCGATCTGGCCCACGTCTCGGCTGACACCATGCGCGACGCCCTGCGAATCAGCAAGGCTCCCGTCATCGTTTCGCACGCGTCGGCCCATGCGATCGCCGCCCATCCGAGAAACGTGCCCGATGACGTCCTTCGGATGATCGCAGCCGGCGGCGGCGTCGTCATGGTGACTTTCTTCCCCGGCTACGCACATCCGCAAGGCGCACGCGCCATGGCCGGTTACTTTGAGCAGGAACGGGCACTCAAGGCAAGGTACCCGGACCCCCAGGAGTTCAAGAAAGCCTGGCAATCATACAGAAAAGCCAATCCGATTCCCTCCGGCGACGTAGGCATGGTGGTCGATCATATCGACCACATCGTGCGCGTGGCCGGCATCGATCACGTCGGTCTCGGTTCCGACTACGACGGCGTGGGCATGATGCCGCTTCAGCTTGAGAACGTGTCAGGCTATCCGTATATCACGCAGGAACTGCTCAACCGCGGATACTCGGTCGCCGACATTCGCAAAATCATGGGGGAAAACTCGCTTCGCGTCCTGCGCCGCGCCGAGCAGGTCGCTCGCCAATGGTCGAAATAGCACGTCGGTGATCAACCGCACGCCGCATATCCGGAACCGGATGATCTCACCCGCTCAGTTGAGGCAGGCAGCAGGTGCCGCAATTCCGGGACCCGAGAGGCATGCCTCGAAAATCCCGAAATCCGCCTTGTCGACGTCGCTGTCGCCGTCGAGATTGGCATTCTGACAATCCGGATTCTCCTGAGGAACGGACAGGCCTGATAGACAGGCCTGGAAATGACCGAAATCCTCCAAGTCCACGTCGCCGTCGCGATCGAAGTCGCCGGTTACGGGCGTCGGACACCCATGGGCGTCAACGGGCGCCCCCGTAGCGGTGCCAGGGCAGGCGTCGCAGGCGTCGCCCAGTGCGTCGCCGTCGGAATTCTCCTGTTCCGGGTTCACGATCAGCGGGCAGTTGTCCTGCGGGTTGAGGATCCCGTCGCCGTCTACGTCGTCGTCACAAACGTCCCCGACCAAGTCCCCGTCCAGGTCTTCCTGGCCGGGGTTCGCGACGGCCGGACAATTGTCGCACGCATCGCCCAGACCATCTCCGTCTTGGTCTTCCTGCCCGGGGTTGTAGACGCCCATGCAGTTGTCCAGGTGGTCGAATACGCCGTCCAGATCGTCGTCCACCGGCGCAACCTCCAGCACCAGCAGAGTGATCTCGGCATCCTCCATCGTGAAGGCGAAATCCTGCGGTGTAAAACCGGAGGTCACATCCTCCTCCTCCCACCCCAGGCCGCTGTAATCCGTCAGGCTGGTGTCGCCACCGGCGTCGTCGTCGCCGGGCTTGCCAAGATGCCTCAGCTTGGCTGACGTGACCTGGCAGGGGATCAGGCCCATGTTCACAGTGATGGGTTGAGTGTCGTCAAAGTTGAGCCCCCAGATCATGATCGTCGAATCGTCGCCTTCGTTCTTGGTCACGTAAAACCGGAAGTTGCTGTTCGCGGGGTCAAACCCCATCTGCGCGCCGGTGGTGATCAGAACGTTGCCCATATGGCTGACCAGCCCTTGAAACGCCAGCTTTGGGCCAAGTTTGCTTTGCGGTTGCTCCCAGAAGGTGCCTGCCAGCACGCCGTCCTCGGCGAAGGTGAAACACGTCTCAACAACGCCGATGGCATTCGCCACGGAGGCCTGCAGCGTGCCAGGGGCGTCCCAGTTGACGGGGTTCCATTCGGAGGCGATGAAATCACAGCTTGTACGGCCGTTCTGGGCCAGGATCGATCGCATACCGGCCGTGTGGTCATTCAGATACTTCTTGTAGTCACG harbors:
- a CDS encoding dipeptidase is translated as MNRGTKGLRRLLVASAMGAVAVVLGGCSAAQSPGGHAVITPATEPKAVVMTPKGTELHRSLLVIDGHNDLPWQIRTKADSSFDKMDLRQHQESVQTDIPRLRQGGVGAQFWVVYVPAETEKNGGAAKMALEQFDLIDRMISRYSDVFELARTAADVERIYRQGKIAALIGIEGGHTIENSLDNLSLFYGRGARYMGLTHSETTDWADSATDEPRHGGLSEFGKRVVQEMNRLGMLVDLAHVSADTMRDALRISKAPVIVSHASAHAIAAHPRNVPDDVLRMIAAGGGVVMVTFFPGYAHPQGARAMAGYFEQERALKARYPDPQEFKKAWQSYRKANPIPSGDVGMVVDHIDHIVRVAGIDHVGLGSDYDGVGMMPLQLENVSGYPYITQELLNRGYSVADIRKIMGENSLRVLRRAEQVARQWSK